The Pan troglodytes isolate AG18354 chromosome 1, NHGRI_mPanTro3-v2.0_pri, whole genome shotgun sequence genome includes a region encoding these proteins:
- the LOC100608066 gene encoding olfactory receptor 2L8-like codes for MENYNQTSTDFILLGLFPPSRIGLFLFILIVLIFLMALIGNLSMILLIFLDTHLHTPMYFLLSQLSFIDLNYISTIVPKMASDFLHGNKSISFTGCGIQSFFFTTLAVVEALLLTSMAYDRCIAICFPLHYLIRMSKRVCVLMITGSWIIGSINACAHTVYVLHIPYCPSRVINHFFCDVPAMVTLACTDTWVYEGTVFLSATIFLVFPLIGISCSYGRVLLAVYHMKSAEGKKKAYLTCSTHLTVVTFYYAPFVYTYLRPRSLRSPTEDKVLAVFYTILTPMLNPIIYSLRNKEVMGALTRVSQRICSVKM; via the coding sequence TtcctcttcatcctcattgttCTCATTTTCCTAATGGCTCTAATTGGAAACCTATCCATGATTCTTCTCATCTTCTTGGACACTCATCTCCACACACCCATGTATTTCCTACTTAGTCAGCTCTCCTTCATTGACCTAAATTACATCTCCACCATTGTTCCTAAGATGGCATCTGATTTTCTGCATGGAAACAAGTCTATCTCCTTCACTGGGTGTGGGATTCAGAGTTTCTTCTTCACCACTTTAGCCGTTGTAGAAGCGCTACTCCTGACATCAATGGCCTATGATCGTTGCATTGCTATTTGCTTTCCTCTCCACTATCTCATCCGCATGAGCAAAAGAGTGTGTGTGCTGATGATAACAGGGTCTTGGATCATAGGCTCGATCAATGCTTGTGCTCACACTGTATATGTACTCCATATTCCTTATTGCCCATCTAGGGTTATCAATCATTTCTTCTGTGATGTCCCAGCAATGGTGACTCTCGCTTGCACAGACACCTGGGTCTATGAGGGCACAGTGTTTTTGAGTGCCACCATCTTTCTCGTGTTTCCCCTCATTGGTATTTCATGTTCCTATGGCCGGGTTCTCCTTGCTGTCTACCACATGAAATCTgcagaagggaaaaagaaggcCTACCTGACCTGCAGCACCCACCTCACTGTAGTAACTTTCTACTATGCACCTTTTGTCTACACTTATCTACGTCCAAGATCCCTGCGATCTCCAACAGAGGACAAGGTTCTGGCTGTCTTCTACACCATCCTTACCCCAATGCTCAACCCCATCATCTATAGCCTGAGAAACAAGGAGGTGATGGGGGCCCTGACACGAGTGAGTCAGAGAATCTGCTCTGTGAAAATGTAG